From Streptomyces asiaticus, one genomic window encodes:
- a CDS encoding glycosyltransferase — translation MAGIVFVSIDDFTREGFTNGLFLQVRELLKRVITRGHPASLACIAQSRNPGVGRRTRTIQGCTVHETFIGAPEVASAYRRALQDILNDLDPDVILLNSCAVRLNEAHHAVLDESLASGRQVAVLVTDQLYPTSRNHPEDEVRSYYSLMRQTSVHAVSETIADAFHGETGVPAQVLPNLLPERRVVPASSGAESRSLTLINHHPIKGRRVWDALIRQRPSDAYLAVETWPDVPAYVPPSPRVEVAAFTPDPTTIYNRTRILLVPSLGPEGLARVTLEAMESGVPVIAHRIGSLPELGNAAMFIAPPPIAGYELDGNVLYPMVSQNDVERAAQDLGQAIDALDHDPALRARFVTNGRALVRDYRDHSEAVSGRLLDAWFGTV, via the coding sequence ATGGCCGGTATCGTCTTTGTGAGTATCGACGACTTCACCCGCGAGGGCTTTACCAATGGTCTGTTCTTGCAGGTGCGCGAACTACTAAAGCGCGTCATAACCCGAGGGCACCCGGCCAGCCTCGCCTGTATCGCGCAGAGCAGGAACCCCGGAGTCGGACGCAGAACTCGAACCATCCAGGGTTGCACTGTCCACGAAACCTTCATCGGTGCTCCGGAGGTAGCCAGTGCGTACCGGCGGGCTCTTCAAGATATTTTGAACGACTTGGACCCCGACGTGATCCTGCTCAACTCGTGTGCGGTTCGGCTCAATGAAGCGCATCACGCGGTGCTGGACGAGAGCCTTGCGAGCGGTCGGCAGGTAGCCGTGCTCGTGACCGACCAGCTCTACCCCACAAGCAGGAACCACCCTGAAGATGAGGTGCGGAGCTACTACAGCCTGATGCGGCAGACCAGCGTGCACGCGGTCAGCGAGACCATCGCCGACGCCTTCCATGGCGAAACCGGTGTGCCAGCGCAGGTTCTCCCTAATCTCCTACCCGAGCGACGAGTCGTCCCGGCATCTTCGGGGGCAGAAAGTCGATCCCTGACATTGATCAATCACCACCCGATCAAGGGCCGACGTGTCTGGGACGCGCTCATTCGGCAGCGCCCCAGCGATGCCTACCTGGCCGTGGAAACCTGGCCCGATGTCCCGGCGTATGTGCCGCCCTCACCGAGGGTCGAAGTGGCCGCATTCACCCCGGATCCCACCACGATCTACAACCGCACCAGAATTCTGCTGGTGCCTTCGCTGGGCCCGGAAGGTCTCGCACGAGTCACGCTTGAAGCAATGGAGTCAGGAGTGCCTGTCATAGCTCACCGGATAGGCAGCCTGCCCGAACTCGGGAACGCCGCGATGTTTATCGCCCCGCCACCGATCGCCGGCTACGAGCTCGATGGCAATGTGCTGTATCCCATGGTTTCCCAGAATGACGTCGAGCGGGCCGCGCAAGATCTCGGGCAGGCGATCGACGCTCTTGATCATGATCCGGCACTTCGGGCCCGATTCGTGACCAACGGCAGAGCACTCGTGCGTGACTACCGTGATCACAGCGAGGCTGTTTCCGGCCGGCTGCTCGACGCATGGTTCGGGACTGTGTGA
- the tyrS gene encoding tyrosine--tRNA ligase: protein MTAIVDELTWRGLIAHATDEDALRKALADGPVTFYCGFDPTAASLHVGHLVQVLTLRRLQQAGHRPLALVGGATGHIGDPRPTAERTLNDPETIAEWVTRLRAQIEPYLSFEGDNAATMVNNLDWTGGMTVIEFLRDIGKHFRVNKMLTKDSVAQRLASDQGISFTEFSYQLLQGMDFLELYRRYGCTLQTGGSDQWGNLTAGLDLIHRLEPHAEVHALATPLMTKADGTKFGKTETGTLWLDPEMTTPYAFYQFWLNTDDRDISRYMRILSFKSREELEELEKVTEERPQARTAQRALAEELTTLVHGADECAAVIAASKALFGQGELTELDEATLAAAISELPNAKVSELGQVTDMFAEVGLAPSKSAARRTVKEGGAYVNNVKVTAEDAVVTANELLRGRWLVLRRGKKNLAAIEVTGA, encoded by the coding sequence GTGACGGCCATCGTCGACGAGCTCACGTGGCGCGGGCTGATCGCCCATGCCACTGACGAGGACGCATTGCGCAAGGCTCTCGCGGACGGCCCTGTCACGTTCTATTGCGGCTTCGACCCGACCGCGGCCAGCCTGCACGTCGGCCACCTGGTGCAGGTGCTCACCCTCCGCCGACTCCAGCAGGCCGGGCACCGACCGCTGGCGCTCGTGGGCGGCGCGACCGGCCACATCGGCGATCCTCGGCCGACCGCCGAGCGCACCCTGAACGACCCGGAGACGATCGCCGAGTGGGTGACCCGGCTGCGGGCGCAGATCGAGCCGTACCTCTCCTTCGAGGGCGACAACGCGGCGACCATGGTCAACAACCTGGACTGGACCGGGGGCATGACCGTGATCGAGTTCCTGCGGGATATCGGCAAGCACTTCCGGGTGAACAAGATGCTCACCAAGGACTCGGTCGCCCAGCGCCTGGCCTCCGACCAGGGCATCAGCTTTACGGAGTTCAGCTACCAGTTGCTTCAGGGGATGGACTTCCTGGAGCTGTACCGGCGGTATGGCTGCACCCTCCAGACGGGGGGAAGCGACCAGTGGGGCAACCTCACAGCCGGTCTGGACCTGATTCACCGCCTGGAGCCGCACGCCGAGGTGCACGCGCTGGCCACGCCACTGATGACGAAGGCGGACGGCACCAAGTTCGGCAAGACCGAGACGGGCACGCTTTGGCTCGACCCGGAGATGACCACGCCGTACGCGTTCTACCAGTTCTGGCTGAACACGGACGACCGGGATATCTCGCGCTACATGCGCATCCTCTCCTTCAAGTCCCGCGAGGAGCTGGAGGAGCTGGAGAAGGTGACTGAGGAGCGGCCGCAAGCCCGTACCGCGCAGCGCGCCCTTGCCGAGGAGCTGACCACGTTGGTGCACGGTGCCGACGAGTGCGCCGCTGTGATCGCAGCGTCAAAGGCGCTGTTCGGGCAGGGCGAGCTGACCGAACTCGACGAGGCAACGCTGGCCGCCGCGATCTCCGAGCTCCCGAACGCCAAGGTGAGCGAGCTCGGCCAGGTCACCGACATGTTCGCTGAGGTCGGCCTGGCGCCGAGCAAGTCGGCCGCCCGCCGCACCGTGAAGGAGGGCGGCGCCTACGTGAACAACGTCAAGGTGACTGCCGAGGATGCCGTGGTCACGGCCAACGAGCTCCTTCGCGGACGCTGGCTGGTACTGCGCAGGGGCAAGAAGAATCTGGCGGCCATCGAGGTCACCGGAGCCTGA
- a CDS encoding HAD family hydrolase, whose amino-acid sequence MTRSPVDLAIFDCDGVLVDSERICVKVDAMITADLGCAFTEEEIIEKFVGSSTEVYTAAVEERLGRRLEKNWLRQYEHLYQEALEADLTAVDGVAEALNSLAVAVCVASNTGHASLRRNLEIAGLRDHFEGRIFSAADVARGKPAPDLFLHAARSMGVEPGRCVVIEDSAYGVQAARAAGMRTFGYCGGLTPASRLEGPGTTLFDEMRDLPKLLATTIH is encoded by the coding sequence ATGACGCGGAGTCCTGTCGATCTGGCGATCTTCGATTGTGATGGCGTACTGGTGGACAGCGAGCGGATATGCGTCAAAGTAGACGCGATGATCACGGCTGACCTGGGGTGCGCGTTCACCGAGGAGGAGATCATCGAGAAGTTCGTCGGCTCCTCCACCGAGGTCTACACGGCTGCCGTGGAGGAACGGCTTGGACGCCGCCTGGAGAAGAACTGGCTGCGGCAATACGAGCATCTCTACCAGGAGGCCCTCGAAGCTGACTTGACCGCTGTCGATGGCGTCGCAGAAGCCCTGAACAGCCTTGCGGTGGCCGTTTGCGTTGCATCGAACACTGGTCACGCGAGCCTCAGGAGAAACCTGGAGATCGCCGGTCTGAGAGACCACTTCGAGGGGCGCATCTTCAGCGCAGCCGATGTCGCCCGAGGCAAGCCTGCCCCCGACCTCTTCCTGCACGCTGCGCGATCCATGGGTGTAGAACCCGGGCGGTGCGTGGTGATCGAGGACAGTGCGTACGGAGTTCAGGCAGCCCGTGCCGCCGGTATGCGGACTTTCGGCTACTGCGGCGGCCTCACGCCGGCCTCGCGGCTGGAAGGACCAGGCACCACGCTGTTCGACGAGATGCGCGACCTGCCCAAGCTGCTGGCCACCACTATCCACTGA
- a CDS encoding glycosyltransferase: MPPALAYADTVITSCDAVLRQAATAAWPTRRWRVVPNAPLHNPGVPAPVARKAEAPVRVLAPAGQDVGVLELIAAVRAWHRHVEVALAPPGPDDPRGGRTLQQQCQILADRAPNITLEPVPGWAEVANWLADAAAVIIPCRRPTSSMTALEALSQGTPVIAYNTGILSDLLQPLQHGPRRLLADVMHGPNALLFLTDGLLADPAAYHAACQAAYRRAQDLRPARVAQLFCSALP, translated from the coding sequence ATGCCACCGGCTCTGGCGTATGCGGACACCGTCATCACCTCCTGCGACGCCGTCCTGCGACAGGCCGCCACCGCGGCCTGGCCCACCCGTAGATGGCGCGTCGTCCCCAACGCCCCACTCCACAATCCCGGCGTCCCAGCCCCGGTTGCACGGAAGGCTGAAGCCCCGGTGCGGGTGCTGGCCCCGGCCGGCCAGGATGTGGGTGTCCTCGAGCTGATCGCAGCTGTCAGAGCATGGCATCGGCATGTGGAGGTCGCCCTCGCTCCGCCCGGGCCCGACGACCCACGCGGTGGGCGGACCTTGCAGCAGCAGTGCCAGATACTCGCCGACCGGGCACCGAACATCACCTTGGAACCTGTGCCCGGCTGGGCAGAAGTAGCCAACTGGCTGGCCGACGCTGCCGCAGTGATCATCCCGTGCCGCCGCCCCACCAGCAGCATGACCGCTCTGGAAGCCCTCAGCCAAGGCACACCGGTCATCGCCTACAACACCGGCATCCTGTCCGACCTTCTCCAGCCCCTCCAGCACGGTCCCCGCCGGCTGCTCGCCGACGTCATGCACGGGCCGAACGCGTTGCTGTTCCTCACCGACGGACTGCTCGCCGACCCTGCTGCCTACCACGCGGCCTGCCAGGCCGCCTACCGCCGCGCCCAGGACCTCCGGCCTGCCCGCGTCGCACAGCTCTTCTGCTCCGCCCTGCCCTGA
- a CDS encoding amino acid permease — protein sequence MPLDVSRVSDEERLKQLGYQQTLSRSMSGRANFGVSFTIISILSGCMTLYGYGMNTGGPAVIMWGWLFVGLMTLFVGLSMAEVCSSYPTSAGLYFWAHRMAPKRSAAAWAWFTGWFNTLGQIAVTAGIDFGAANFLNALLDLQFGYDATPGHTITLFGAILALHGVLNTFGVRIVALLNEASIWWHILGVAVICGALVLIPDHHQSTRFVFGEFVNNTGFTSSGYVVLIGLLMAQYTFTGYDASAHMTEETIDASIAGPKGIVRSILVSLAAGLVLLFGFTYAIQSYTGALESDTGVPPAQILMDALGSAAGKWMLLIVIVAQLFCGMASVTANSRMIYAFSRDGALPFSTTWHRLNPASRTPTNAVWLATGGAFVLGLPYLWNSTAYAAVTSIATIGLYLAYVIPTFLRLRQGSRFERGPWHLGSWSTIVGTIAVAWVLVITVLFMLPQSSPVTADTFNYAPIAVGIVMAFCGTWWLVSARTWFLNPAHPRNFSPHRERTRGEEVPRP from the coding sequence GTGCCTCTTGATGTCTCCCGTGTCTCCGACGAGGAACGCCTCAAGCAGCTCGGCTACCAGCAGACGCTGTCCCGCTCGATGTCCGGCCGCGCCAACTTCGGCGTCAGCTTCACGATCATCTCCATCCTGTCCGGCTGCATGACGCTCTACGGCTACGGCATGAACACCGGTGGACCCGCAGTGATCATGTGGGGCTGGCTGTTCGTCGGCCTGATGACGCTCTTCGTCGGCCTGTCGATGGCCGAGGTCTGCTCCTCCTACCCCACCAGCGCAGGCCTGTACTTCTGGGCGCACCGCATGGCCCCCAAGCGCTCCGCGGCAGCGTGGGCGTGGTTCACCGGCTGGTTCAACACCCTCGGCCAGATCGCGGTCACTGCCGGCATCGACTTCGGTGCCGCCAACTTCCTCAATGCCTTACTCGATCTCCAATTCGGATACGACGCCACGCCGGGTCACACCATCACGCTGTTCGGCGCCATCCTGGCCCTCCACGGCGTCCTGAACACCTTCGGTGTGCGCATTGTCGCCCTCCTCAACGAAGCCTCCATCTGGTGGCACATCCTCGGCGTCGCTGTTATCTGCGGTGCCCTGGTGCTCATCCCTGACCACCACCAGTCGACCCGGTTCGTCTTCGGCGAGTTCGTCAACAACACCGGCTTCACCTCCAGCGGCTACGTGGTGCTCATCGGGCTGCTGATGGCGCAGTACACCTTCACCGGCTACGACGCCTCTGCCCACATGACCGAGGAGACCATCGACGCCTCCATCGCCGGGCCCAAGGGCATCGTCCGCTCGATCCTCGTCTCCCTCGCGGCCGGATTGGTCCTCCTCTTCGGTTTCACCTACGCCATCCAGTCCTACACCGGTGCCCTCGAATCGGACACGGGAGTGCCCCCGGCGCAGATCCTCATGGACGCCCTCGGCTCGGCGGCCGGCAAGTGGATGCTGCTCATCGTCATCGTCGCCCAGCTCTTCTGCGGCATGGCATCCGTCACCGCGAACTCCCGGATGATCTACGCCTTCTCCCGCGACGGAGCCCTGCCCTTCTCCACGACGTGGCACAGACTCAACCCGGCCAGCCGGACTCCCACCAATGCCGTCTGGCTCGCCACCGGCGGCGCCTTCGTCCTCGGCCTGCCCTACCTGTGGAACAGCACCGCCTACGCCGCGGTCACCTCCATCGCCACCATCGGCCTCTACCTCGCCTACGTCATCCCCACCTTCCTCCGGCTGCGGCAGGGGAGCCGGTTCGAGCGGGGGCCCTGGCACCTTGGCTCCTGGTCAACCATCGTCGGCACGATCGCCGTCGCCTGGGTCCTGGTGATCACGGTGCTGTTCATGCTGCCGCAGAGCTCACCGGTTACCGCGGATACCTTCAACTACGCGCCGATCGCAGTCGGCATCGTCATGGCCTTCTGCGGCACCTGGTGGCTCGTCTCGGCCCGCACGTGGTTCCTCAACCCTGCCCACCCACGCAATTTCAGCCCGCATCGCGAACGTACCCGCGGAGAGGAAGTCCCTCGCCCATAG